The DNA segment GTTATAGGATAACCAAAGTAGTACCTACACCCAGCTAAAATCGCTGCCTCTGCCAAAACTTCATTCCCTTTAAGAAGCTGTTTCATCATTTCCCCCTCAAGCAGAAGATCCAACAACACTCTCTTCCTTAATGTATACTCTTATAGCTAAATCTGGACACACAATAGCACATCTCTTGCACCCCGTGCACCTTTCATTTAAAGTTGCTTCAACATATATCCACCCCTTTGAGTTAAACTTACCACTGGAATCTATAACTCCTTCAGGACATTCATAAACACACAAAAGACAACCTTTACACCTCTCAGGATCAACCTCTATAAATGTTGAAACAAGCTTACCTTTCACTAGTCTCTCCATAATACCTCCAAAGTAAGAGTAAAACTCTCTTGACAAATGATTAAAAGATAACTAAAAATAATTTCAAATTCTACAGCTATATCTCTCTATCAATTATTTCTATATTCTTTATGACTTTTTTCCTCCTAGGATCATTTGGTAGGAGAATTTCAAGAAGCTTAGTGTAATCATCCCTAGCCTTAAAAAGCTCTCCAAGTTCGTAATAGACTCTCGCTCTTGCAAAAAGTGCAGATACGTTTCTTGGCTCAAGATTTAAAACGTAATTAAGATGTTCAAGAGCAGATTTAAAATCTCCTTTCTCTATCTTGATTATAGCAAGTGAATACCTCGCATCAAAATAGTCCGGATTTATCCTTATAGCCTTTTCAACATTTGCTTCAGCCCTATTAACGTATTCCTCAACCTTATCCTTATCCTCTATAACCTTTGACAGTTGAAAAAGAGAAACACCGATTATGAAATACAAATTTGCATCAGTAGGTATAAATTCTATTGCCTTCTGGGCATTTTCAATTGCAAGTCCCCACATATCCCTCATAAAGTAATGTCTAGCAAGGTTTTTGTAAATCTCCGCTCTGTAAACATCCAATTCAACCGCATCAATAACAAGTTGCAATTCCCTTCTTCCCATTTCCAAAACTTTCAAAGCTTCGTCCTTCTTTTTCCTATCAGACAACTCCTTAGCCCTATCCTTGACAGCCTTCTGTGGAGTATTCACAAGTCCCAATTGGTATCCAATGAAGAACATAAACCCACTAAGCAATACTATTCCAATTGTAACCCAGCTTCCTTTCCGCATACAACTATTATACTCAACAAATTCCCACAATCTCAACCCTAGCCTTGCCAAGAAAAACAAAAATTGATAAAAGTTCCTAGAATTCTTTGATCCATCCTAAGAGTTAGGATTAGATGCTCTGGTTAAAACATTCTAAGATGTAGATCCATAGCTAACTCTGCAGATTTTTACAAATTGTTTACAAAAAGTTTTCCAAAATTTACAGATTAATATCTAGAATTTAGTACTGGTTTTGGGAGGTAACAAGATGAGAGTTACGAAAAATGTGAATACAATCAAAGCTAGAGACATTATGACAACAGACTTTTTCGTATGTAAAGAAGACTTCAGCCTATTCCTTGCCATAGATAAGATAATGAGAAAGAAAGTTCACTCAATAGTAGTGGTTGATGAAAATGGTGAAATGAGAGATATAATATCTCCTACTGACTTGCTAAAGGTGTTTTTTCTTGATTATACAGATCATCACAATATGAAGGTAGCAGATGTCACCAAAAAGAATAGAGTGATACTATACATATCGGAGGATACGAGTCTTTCCGAAATAATAAGAATAATGAGAACACACAGTATATCAACTTTGATAGTTGCAAATGAATCTCTCAGGCCTATAGGTATAGTCCATATAAAAGATGTATTGAAGATGATAGAGACTATACTAATGTAGGAGGTATAAAATGGTAGAAACACCTAAAAAAGAACAATATTACAAGATATACGAACCTAACAAACAGTTCCCTGTCAATTTACTAGGTTTTGCTGCAAGGAAGTCAGTTGTAGTTGACTCTAATGTTGTAACCGATGAGGTTGTAAATCTTCTCCTGAAAGATAGTGAAATAATGTTTGTAATAACAACCAATAATGATGAGATAATAAATGTTATGGAAGCTAAAGATATACTGAACATAATATCTGCCAGATTTGGTCAACATATATATGGAAACAAACCTATAATCAGAATAGCAAGTAAGTTACAGAGGAACTTTTCCATAATTGAAGCTAATAAACCAGTCAGATCAATAATACAGAAAATCTCAAAGAATAAACAACGAATAGTCATAACAATAAATGGAAATATTTATGGAGCAACTAATCCTGATATAATTTACTCCGTCCTACTTAAGATAATAGAAGAAGACTCAAAAGAGACGGGAAGACTCCAAAATATGATAATAAATAAATCTCTCTATCCAAGTGAGATCATAAACTACGAGGCTGTATCAATACCATCGTTTAACGCTGGAGGAGACTATATCTTTGTGAAGGATATAGATAACGATCGAGCACTAGTAGTCATAGCAGATGTATCAGGTAAAGGCACCTCTGCATCCATAATAACGAGTATGATAAGTTTCTTTTTCAAGAGTTTAGTTGAAA comes from the Brevinematia bacterium genome and includes:
- a CDS encoding 4Fe-4S binding protein yields the protein MERLVKGKLVSTFIEVDPERCKGCLLCVYECPEGVIDSSGKFNSKGWIYVEATLNERCTGCKRCAIVCPDLAIRVYIKEESVVGSSA
- a CDS encoding tetratricopeptide repeat protein yields the protein MRKGSWVTIGIVLLSGFMFFIGYQLGLVNTPQKAVKDRAKELSDRKKKDEALKVLEMGRRELQLVIDAVELDVYRAEIYKNLARHYFMRDMWGLAIENAQKAIEFIPTDANLYFIIGVSLFQLSKVIEDKDKVEEYVNRAEANVEKAIRINPDYFDARYSLAIIKIEKGDFKSALEHLNYVLNLEPRNVSALFARARVYYELGELFKARDDYTKLLEILLPNDPRRKKVIKNIEIIDREI
- a CDS encoding CBS domain-containing protein gives rise to the protein MRVTKNVNTIKARDIMTTDFFVCKEDFSLFLAIDKIMRKKVHSIVVVDENGEMRDIISPTDLLKVFFLDYTDHHNMKVADVTKKNRVILYISEDTSLSEIIRIMRTHSISTLIVANESLRPIGIVHIKDVLKMIETILM
- a CDS encoding SpoIIE family protein phosphatase gives rise to the protein MVETPKKEQYYKIYEPNKQFPVNLLGFAARKSVVVDSNVVTDEVVNLLLKDSEIMFVITTNNDEIINVMEAKDILNIISARFGQHIYGNKPIIRIASKLQRNFSIIEANKPVRSIIQKISKNKQRIVITINGNIYGATNPDIIYSVLLKIIEEDSKETGRLQNMIINKSLYPSEIINYEAVSIPSFNAGGDYIFVKDIDNDRALVVIADVSGKGTSASIITSMISFFFKSLVESNITKETLAKSIVRLNSIIIDYFDYEKYITMVLCVVDKRSKGISVVNMGHQPLYLFGKEEITQKRAHNTPIGLMDLSEDSIIIDDIILEKNKKVFLFTDGVTDIKNSDEMEYGEKRLEAILLSYENIEDIKSYLLEDIMSFSEDQYQVDDISFIIFEIKD